The following coding sequences lie in one Fusarium poae strain DAOMC 252244 chromosome 1, whole genome shotgun sequence genomic window:
- a CDS encoding hypothetical protein (SECRETED:SignalP(1-20)): MYSPAKLFVAAMALTTFASASPVAEKSNAQSLEARGSCFGYANYAACASARRRSCPHGVGQNQCFTAASRACQENC, encoded by the exons atgtACTCCCCCGCT AAACTCTTTGTTgccgccatggccctcacCACCTTTGCCTCAGCTAGCCCTGTCGCTGAGAAGAGCAACGCCCAGAGTCTCGAGGCTCGTGGTAGCTGCTTCGGATACGCCAATTATGCCGCTTGTGCTTCTGCTCGTCGACGCTCTTGTCCTCACGGTGTCGGACAGAACCAgtgcttcactgccgcttcGCGTGCCTGCCAGGAGAACTGCTAA
- a CDS encoding hypothetical protein (TransMembrane:1 (o12-31i)): MAFSVFDTIDSPSTRVLAGGLLLVGVLYTIYRSILPRPLEGIPYNVAATKRIFGDLPDVRAYGSLTDWLATQAVKHQSPLFQTFIRPMGKPWVVVADHHEAAEVCTHRLKEFDRGSASTAVFNCVVPGSQITLESHNPQFKKNKELVRNLMTPTFLSEVSAPEIYDKFSRLVELWNLKAGHADGKFFAASRDIHNAALDIIVCVSFGMDVQETQLVKEIDEISTESMSDNDGEITFKEVPLNEELSAMTTLSESIAKVVKSPSPPFFHFLYRNLSSKMHNAITLTRNIKRRQNGEAMKCALDEISVREEATAKKEGREPNYHSQTITSKLMTYLIGGHETTSSAIRWGISYLSANQRAQSELRKALQDAHRQARSEKRAPTLTEIIQTRVPYLDAVVEETLRLSYPLGMCLREVQVDTQLLGAHIPKGTTIAFLSNGPSVLAPPIQYDESRSSEWVRARKPKQPLDQEYDFPSFIPERWLKSTVNETGKEEIMFDSQAFPIQAFGLGPRGCFGKRLAYLEMKIFFTLIIWTFELLPLPADIATPKAVSSLTRNPDRVFIKPRRVVL; encoded by the exons ATGGCGTTTTCGGTTTTTGATACCATCGACTCTCCGTCTACACGAGTTCTAGCCGGTGGACTTTTATTGGTTGGCGTCCTCTACACCATCTACCGATCAATACTACCTCGTCCCTTGGAAGGAATCCCGTACAACGTCGCAGCCACAAAGCGAATTTTTGGCGATTTGCCCGATGTCCGCGCCTATGGAAGCTTGACCGATTGGCTCGCGACACAAGCCGTCAAACATCAATCGCCGCTTTTCCAAACATTCATTCGTCCCATGGGTAAACCCTGGGTTGTTGTCGCTGATCACCATGAAGCTGCAGAGGTTTGCACCCATCGCTTGAAAGAGTTTGATAGAGGAAGTGCAAGTACAGCTGTTTTCAATTGTGTTGTTCCTGGCTCACAAATCACGCTCGAGAGTCACAATCCGCAAttcaagaaaaacaaggAGCTTGTCCGAAATTTGATGACACCGACTTTCTTGTCAGAg GTGTCAGCGCCAGAGATCTATGACAAATTCTCACGGCTTGTCGAGTTGTGGAATTTGAAAGCTGGCCATGCAGATGGAAAGTTCTTTGCCGCGTCAAGAGACATTCACAATGCCGCCCTGGACATCATCGTTTGCGTTTCTTTTGGTATGGACGTACAAGAGACGCAACTCGTGAAAGAAATCGATGAAATCAGCACAGAGTCTATGAGTGACAATGACGGCGAAATCACGTTCAAAGAGGTGCCCCTCAACGAAGAGTTGAGTGCCATGACTACATTATCGGAAAGCATCGCAAAGGTTGTCAAATCACCCTCGCCTCCCTTCTTTCACTTTCTATATCGCAACTTGTCTTCGAAAATGCATAATGCCATCACCTTGACTCGAAA CATTAAACGGCGACAGAATGGTGAAGCGATGAAGTGTGCGTTGGATGAGATATCTGTCCGAGAGGAAGCCACGGCAAAGAAAGAGGGAAGAGAACCTAACTATCATTCTCAGACTATTACCAGTAAG CTCATGACATATCTAATCGGTGGCCATGAAACTACATCTTCTGCGATACGATGGGGCATAAGCTATCTCAGCGCAAACCAAAGAGCTCAATCCGAACTACGAAAGGCTCTTCAAGATGCTCATCGGCAAGCCAGATCTGAGAAACGTGCTCCCACTCTTACCGAGATAATACAAACACGCGTGCCGTATCTCGATGCTGTCGTGGAAGAGACACTTCGACTCTCCTACCCTCTCGGGATGTGCTTACGAGAAGTTCAAGTCGACACACAATTACTCGGCGCCCACATTCCAAAAGGAACAACCATTGCCTTTCTTTCCAACGGACCAAGTGTGCTAGCACCGCCTATACAATACGATGAGTCGCGCAGTAGTGAATGGGTCCGGGCACGGAAGCCAAAACAGCCCTTGGATCAAGAATACGACTTCCCTTCCTTTATACCCGAGAGATGGCTCAAGTCAACAGTAAACGAGACTGGCAAAGAGGAAATTATGTTTGATTCCCAGGCATTTCCTATCCAAGCATTTGGGTTGGGTCCTCGCGGCTGTTTTGGCAAGAGATTGGCGTATCTCGAGATGAAGATCTTTTTCACTCTCATCATCTGGACATTTGAGCTTTTACCATTGCCTGCAGACATTGCAACTCCCAAGGCAGTTTCATCTTTGACTAGAAACCCTGATCGAGTGTTTATCAAGCCGCGTCGGGTAGTATTGTAG
- a CDS encoding hypothetical protein (SECRETED:SignalP(1-22)~TransMembrane:4 (n4-17c22/23o100-126i138-163o183-210i222-244o)) — MRGLTLWPIVVIAISLCDSVHAENYRLQDAPKCAINCLNKSLQKPTFSDANIERLCNVTTISDQVLDCVRGDCSVKDLLVTWVGLGHDIWTISEKTTTRFFIYLLVVEFTYVLSLCLIKLSILFFFLRIFPDPTFIKIIRWTIGFTILTSIIILVLACLQSAPTEPSQDGWDGFPNSGPHLDIQALILSHAGINVALDVWMFILPLTQLYNLGLKARKKIGIMLIFGVGIFLIAVSCIRIPHMLDFNKTLNATSDSQGIIIWSNIETGVGILVACMPHTQPLLHAAKSKIKWLNLLPSASSSTRGIFIERSLVPIRVTKTDGTATRPEDLVLERKEAKS, encoded by the exons ATGAGAGGATTGACTCTATGGCCGATAGTTGTCATTGCCATCTCTCTATGTGACTCGGTTCATGCTGAAAATTACAGACTACAAGATGCCCCCAAGTGTGCC ATCAATTGCCTCAACAAGTCCCTCCAAAAACCGACATTCTCCGACGCCAATATCGAACGCCTGTGCAACGTGACGACCATCAGCGACCAAGTTCTTGACTGCGTCAGAGGGGATTGCAGCGTGAAGGATCTTTTGG TGACATGGGTTGGCCTTGGACATGATATCTGGACGATAAGCGAAAAAACAACAACACGATTCTTCATA TATCTTCTTGTCGTCGAGTTTACATATGTTCTAAGCTTATGTCTAATCAAACTCTcgatcctcttcttcttcctccgcATTTTTCCCGACCCGACATTTATCAAAATCATCAGATGGACGATCGGGTTTACCATTCTCACGTCAATAATTATCCTAGTTCTCGCATGCCTTCAAAGCGCTCCTACTGAACCGTCGCAAGACGGCTGGGATGGTTTCCCGAATTCAGGACCACATCTGGACATTCAAGCTCTAATCCTTTCTCATGCCGGTATCAATGTTGCATTGGACGTTTGGATGTTCATCCTCCCGTTGACTCAGCTGTATAACCTTGGCCTGAAAGCGAGAAAGAAGATTGGAATCATGCTTATATTTGGCGTGGGAATATT TCTTATCGCAGTCAGCTGCATCCGTATACCGCACATGTTGGACTTCAACAAGACCTTGAACGCGACAT CCGACTCGCAGGGAATCATTATATGGTCCAATATCGAAACCGGTGTCGGTATCCTTGTTGCTTGCATGCCTCATACCCAACCACTTCTACATGCCGCCAAATCGAAGATAAAATGGCTGAATCTCTTACCGAGTGCGTCTAGCAGCACACGAGGGATATTCATTGAGAGGTCTTTGGTCCCGATCAGGGTGACAAAGACTGATGGAACTGCTACAAGACCAGAGGACCTGGTTCT AGAGCGCAAAGAAGCCAAGTCATAG
- a CDS encoding hypothetical protein (SECRETED:SignalP(1-18)~CAZy:AA7): MYLNRLLISSLLAVPALAAPSASTKKACDEISKNLPKIVSFPYTINFNSETTGYWSTALREIKPACVITAKSASDVSTAVTILQKYPDVKFAAKSGGHDPNPTHATAGDGVLISLSEMVGAVYDAEKKVAYVKPGGEWNDVISTLDKDGVAIVGGRLGLVGVGGLLTQGGISFLSAQYGLAADNVVAWEMVNHNGTIINIDAEKQPELAVALRGSGSQFGIVTQFTVKAYPIGKVWGGIRTYDDSKTDELYEAMHRFIPYSNENPKAAIITTSLILTGGSRTNLMFYFYDGEKPPTTGPFADFLKIKSTLSTTKTQSYPELLKSNGAGVSLLNSRISFRTATIPYFPKDSTVYAQITDKMHQITSDYFKRLRGLASQCSVDFQPLPAAIGKHTEERGGNAIGFTANDPDRVLLEIQCAWVEKRFDDMVHQFSKDLTAWIEEKVPEWLVEQGEPADVYLPLFMNDAMSDQNVTGTYKDYAKFKALQLEADPEGVLRERMGGFKY, translated from the exons ATGTATCTCAATCGCCTTCTGATATCCTCCCTTTTGGCTGTCCCAGCCCTCGCGGCACCCAGCGCCTCCACCAAGAAGGCTTGTGATGAGATCTCAAAGAACCTCCCTAAAATCGTGTCTTTCCCCTATACAATCAACTTCAACTCTGAAACCACAGGCTACTGGTCCACAGCCCTACGCGAGATCAAGCCTGCTTGTGTAATCACTGCCAAGTCAGCGTCTGATGTTTCCACCGCCGTTACAATACTCCAGAAGTACCCCGATGTCAAGTTCGCTGCCAAGAGCGGTGGTCATGATCCAAACCCCACCCATGCCACAGCCGGTGATGGAGTCCTTATCTCTTTGAGCGAGATGGTCGGTGCAGTTTATGATGCTGAGAAAAAGGTTGCGTATGTCAAGCCTGGTGGAGAGTGGAACGATGTCATTTCCACACTTGACAAAGATGGCGTTGCTATTGTTGGAGGTCGTCTAGGCTTGGTCGGAGTTGGTGGTCTTCTTACCCAAGGAGGCATTTCATTCTTGAGTGCTCAGTACGGTTTGGCGGCTGAT AACGTTGTTGCTTGGGAAATGGTCAACCACAACGGAACAATTATTAACATCGATGCCGAGAAGCAACCCGAACTTGCTGTAGCATTGAGGGGAAGTGGCAGTCAGTTTG GAATTGTCACACAATTTACCGTCAAGGCCTATCCAATTGGAAAGGTTTGGGGTGGAATTCGCACGTATGATGATTCAAAGACCGATGAACTTTATGAAGCCATGCACAGGTTCATTCCATACAGCAATGAAAATCCCAAGGccgccatcatcaccaccagtCTGATCCTCACTGGCGGTAGCAGGACCAACCTGATGTTCTATTTCTATGACGGCGAGAAGCCCCCGACCACTGGTCCTTTTGCCGACTTCCTAAAGATCAAGTCTACcctttcaaccaccaagacCCAGTCATATCCTGAACTG CTCAAATCCAATGGAGCTGGAGTTTCTCTGTTGAACTCAAGAATCTCTTTTAGA ACTGCCACTATTCCTTACTTCCCCAAGGACTCGACCGTCTATGCCCAAATCACTGACAAGATGCACCAAATTACATCAGACTACTTCAAGCGTCTCCGAGGTCTTGCCTCTCAATGTTCGGTCGACTTCCAGCCCTTGCCCGCCGCCATCGGTAAACATACCGAGGAGCGAGGCGGAAACGCCATTGGCTTCACTGCAAACGACCCTGATCGCGTTCTTCTCGAGATTCAATGTGCTTGGGTTGAGAAGAGGTTTGATGACATGGTTCATCAGTTTTCAAAGGATTTGACGGCCTGGATTGAGGAAAAGGTACCTGAGTGGCTGGTGGAACAGGGAGAGCCTGCCGATGTTTACCTTCCTCTGTTCATGAACGATGCAATGTCGGATCAGAATGTCACGGGTACTTACAAGGATTATGCCAAGTTCAAGGCACTTCAGCTTGAGGCTGATCCTGAAGGTGTTTTGAGAGAGAGGATGGGTGGTTTTAAGTACTGA
- a CDS encoding hypothetical protein (SECRETED:SignalP(1-15)~CAZy:CE5): MQLLRVLTFASLALAFDRSARESKRQLGGGRVRSTANEFKNGGCNEIIFVWARGSTEIGNMGTIVGPDVANGLKDAFPGKVAVQGVDYAALLSTNFVPGGADPLGIREMKSILNDAMSQCPDSVIVTGGYSQGAAVNHRVIEDLPQDQKDRIAGVIMFGDTQSRVDKGQIPNFEKTKTQIICASLPRDTVCDGILTAAVLPPHLSYGRNAKEGANFLVGQVNGVLGAGAK; this comes from the exons ATGCAGCTCCTACGTGTCCTCACTTTCGCCTCTTTGGCCCTGGCCTTTGACAGGTCTGCGAGGGAGAGTAAACGCCAACTTGGTGGTGGAAGAGTCCGCAGCACGGCCAACGAGTTCAAGAATGGCGGCTGCAACGAAATCATCTTCGTTTGGGCTCGCGGCTCTACAGAGATTGGCAATATG GGAACTATCGTCGGTCCTGATGTCGCCAATGGCCTGAAGGACGCATTCCCAGGCAAGGTAGCTGTGCAGGGTGTTGACTATGCTGCTCTCCTCTCGACCAACTTCGTCCCCGGAGGTGCTGACCCTCTTGGCATCCGCGAGATGAAATCGATTCTCAACGATGCCATGAGCCAATGCCCTGACTCCGTGATTGTCACTGGCGGTTATTC TCAGGGCGCAGCCGTTAATCACCGTGTTATCGAGGACCTCCCTCAAGATCAAAAGGATCGTATCGCTGGCGTTATCATGTTCGGCGACACCCAGAGTCGTGTCGATAAGGGCCAGATCCCCAACTTTGAAAAAACTAAAACGCAGATTATCTGTGCCTCGCTACCCCGGGACACTGTATGCGACGGGATTCTCACAGCTGCTGTCCTGCCGCCTCATCTTTCCTACGGTCGCAATGCTAAAGAGGGTGCTAATTTCCTCGTTGGTCAGGTTAACGGTGTCTTGGGTGCTGGGGCAAAGTGA
- a CDS encoding hypothetical protein (TransMembrane:1 (o194-215i)), protein MASRSATTVCEPGSSRLESSSIRPSASMANPKDSMKSTWRHTDRRNWTISHWFFEVLGIHHISLDKQVPVHQKGDKVPYTPEWQLHRWVLVHSLIPIAMHHLFATCTGQNLTPMQAFIFYSLAFKVAAVHELHALRRVGHQTGFLDGDVHARDGVPDTGVTKVMKSLIATSSFRPVFTVFLSYRTAQSPSSMNWLWLPLEIGLYGIVLDFWFYWYHRLMHEVGSLWKYHRTHHLTKHPNPLLTLYADFEQEIFDIAVIPLMAYFSLKLLGFPMGFYEWWVCHQYVMFTELSGHSGLRICSSPPSTLTWLLRMFDAELLIEDHDLHHRKGWKTSGNYGKQTRLWDKIFGTCIDRIELQRENLDWETRVDLPLF, encoded by the coding sequence ATGGCTTCCCGATCTGCAACAACTGTATGTGAGCCTGGCTCCTCACGCCTCGAGTCAAGCTCCATCAGACCATCAGCCTCGATGGCCAATCCAAAGGATTCTATGAAGTCCACCTGGCGTCATACCGATCGAAGAAACTGGACAATATCCCACTGGTTCTTCGAAGTCTTAGGCATTCACCACATCTCCTTGGATAAGCAAGTGCCTGTACATCAGAAAGGGGACAAAGTGCCCTACACACCAGAGTGGCAGTTACATCGTTGGGTTCTTGTACATTCGCTCATTCCCATCGCCATGCATCACCTCTTTGCGACATGTACTGGTCAAAACCTTACGCCAATGCAAGCCTTCATCTTCTATAGCCTTGCTTTCAAGGTCGCCGCCGTCCACGAACTCCATGCTTTGCGCCGAGTCGGACATCAGACAGGGTTCTTGGACGGCGACGTACATGCAAGAGATGGAGTACCCGACACTGGAGTTACAAAAGTCATGAAGAGTCTCATTGCCACCTCGAGCTTCCGTCCAGTCTTTACGGTATTCCTCAGCTACCGTACTGCACAATCGCCTTCGAGTATGAACTGGCTGTGGTTGCCGTTGGAGATTGGTTTATATGGTATCGTACTGGACTTTTGGTTCTACTGGTACCACAGACTTATGCATGAGGTTGGTAGTTTATGGAAATATCATCGCACTCATCATTTGACCAAGCACCCGAACCCTCTCCTGACACTATACGCCGATTTCGAACAGGAGATCTTCGACATCGCCGTCATCCCGCTTATGGCTTACTTCTCCCTGAAACTGCTGGGGTTTCCAATGGGTTTTTATGAGTGGTGGGTATGTCACCAGTATGTTATGTTTACCGAGTTGTCTGGCCATAGTGGCCTACGAATATGCTCTTCACCTCCTAGCACACTCACCTGGCTTTTGCGCATGTTTGATGCTGAGCTTTTGATTGAAGATCATGACCTTCACCACCGCAAGGGTTGGAAGACAAGTGGTAATTATGGAAAACAAACTCGGCTGTGGGACAAGATCTTTGGAACTTGTATTGACCGGATTGAGTTGCAGAGGGAGAACTTGGACTGGGAAACGCGTGTTGACCTGCCTTTATTTTAA
- a CDS encoding hypothetical protein (SECRETED:SignalP(1-22)) has product MKAHLRSNAIVLLLFYLNTVAARRGGGSWGGSGGGPGGGSSGGGGSGEGSGGSGGGTAETRPPPPDLIHGLTRIMLTEREIVYGIPGLYYNGTLTVQHHITNSSSWLDKGPGACGMADDEPNTYKYPALFLVAPTGNKTDTNPFHWRLFGFQPADQTLGATGSYIDIYQRWVHLRSSDFVVSGTPYGGTYFYDTSIGRYTLSDATDRHRNTTAYWSTKITNSDIENISARAVYKTKPPLLDIDPDTNRVDPASSQYITFSDVCAWNAELPSQEYKTLQRSNSSTNDHINTTTPTVWLEPGAVAEMKGIGASKMTFTLQSSLDAVRPWMNLRQANCGDGAKEGTQDYSLASREGVPTKQA; this is encoded by the exons ATGAAGGCCCATCTACGGTCCAACGCcattgttcttcttcttttttatcTGAACACAGTCGCTGCCAGGCGTGGCGGAGGTTCCTGGGGAGGTTCTGGTGGAGGGCCTGGTGGTGGCTCGAGTGGCGGGGGCGGATCTGGAGAAGGCAGTGGAGGCAGTGGAGGTGGCACAGCCGAAACCCGCCCCCCCCCCCCGGATTTAATCCATGGTCTTACCAGAATAATG TTAACTGAACGAGAAATTGTTTACGGTATCCCAGGGTTATACTACAATGGCACCTTAACAGTGCAGCACCACATTACGAATAGCTCGTCCTGGCTAGATAAAGGCCCCGGAGCCTGTGGTATGGCTGATGATGAGCCCAACACATATAAATACCCAGCTCTCTTTTTGGTCGCCCCGACAGGAAACAAAACAGATACAAATCCTTTCCATTGGAGACTATTCGGGTTCCAGCCAGCCGACCAGACTCTGGGGGCCACCGGGTCCTACATTGACATTTACCAACGATGGGTACATCTTAGATCGAGCGATTTTGTTGTTTCTGGAACACCATACGGTGGCACCTATTTCTATGATACCTCAATAGGTCGCTATACACTTTCAGATGCCACAGACCGTCATAGAAACACCACCGCCTATTGGTCGACCAAAATCACCAATTCCGACATTGAGAATATCTCTGCCCGCGCCGTCTACAAGACAAAACCGCCGCTGCTTGACATAGATCCGGACACTAATAGGGTTGATCCCGCCTCGAGCCAGTACATAACCTTTAGCGACGTGTGTGCTTGGAACGCAGAACTTCCATCCCAGGAGTATAAAACACTTCAACGCAGTAATTCTTCCACCAATGATCACATTAACACGACGACGCCTACAGTTTGGCTGGAGCCTGGTGCCGTGGCTGAAATGAAAGGCATCGGCGCCTCAAAAATGACTTTCACCCTTCAATCAAGTCTTGATGCTGTAAGGCCCTGGATGAATCTACGACAGGCCAATTGCGGGGACGGCGCCAAAGAAGGTACTCAAgattactcgttggctagccgggagggggtgccaactaagcaagcttag
- a CDS encoding hypothetical protein (TransMembrane:1 (o223-250i)) has protein sequence MSLFGDEEPATDIDPNVWYHLTEDFVDNYNGSFKSMLQTYKEDSGDDGFRVFPIADRKTYWQFQPINKTRGRYELRCSETKTRKQFAVCYRDFESVENRRTRACLTDSDGGESQQWDVSLWGTNKTGKYLFTNVGNGTEYHLDVIPGDAVFMSPNLDGNQNRQRWLMTSVSDVNDDAYSTVFAKPVSESTHVSVTTTDSPDEVATESTSSSSSSSSDSGSSSISGGVIAGIVIGAVLGVLAIALLGFFLWRRKRRTSRLPSELSGTMGNHGAPGDDHTRFTGYKAEIDSTPINSTSPAPPAYELSNTEKPVELPAAEQRHELS, from the exons ATGTCCCTATTTGGCGATGAAGAACCGGCGACCGACATCGATCCTAACGTCTGGTACCATCTCACCGAAGACTTCGTTGACAATTATAACGGAAGCTTCAAGAGTATGCTGCAAACATACAAGGAGGATAGCGGGGACGATGGGTTTCGCGTCTTTCCCATTGCCGACAGGAAAACATACTGGCAGTTT CAACCCATAAACAAAACACGAGGCCGATACGAGCTTCGCTGCTCCGAAACGAAGACTCGGAAACAGTTCGCCGTATGTTATCGAGATTTTGAATCGGTCGAGAACCGACGCACACGCGCTTGTCTAACCGACAGTGATGGGGGCGAGTCGCAACAATGGGATGTGTCTCTGTGGGGAACGAATAAGACGGGAAAATACTTATTCACAAACGTCGGAAATGGCACTGAATATCACCTCGATGTGATTCCTGGTGACGCCGTCTTTATGAGCCCAAATCTCGACGGAAATCAAAACAGGCAGCGTTGGTTGATGACCAGTGTCAGCGATGTCAACGATGACGCCTACAGTACTGTCTTCGCAAAA CCCGTTTCCGAGTCAACACATGTTTCAGTGACGACAACAGATTCGCCGGATGAAGTAGCCACAGAATCcacctcatcctcgtcatcctcgtcatcggaCTCGGGTTCCAGCAGCATCTCAGGTGGTGTGATCGCAGGTATCGTAATAGGAGCTGTACTCGGTGTTCTCGCGATTGCTCTTTTGGGATTCTTTCTCTGGCGACGCAAGAGACGCACCAGTCGCCTTCCTTCTGAGCTTAGTGGCACAATGGGCAACCACGGCGCACCTGGAGATGATCATACCCGGTTTACCGGTTACAAGGCAGAAATCGATTCGACTCCCATAAATTCCACCTCACCGGCACCACCAGCTTACGAATTGTCGAATACTGAAAAACCCGTCGAACTCCCGGCAGCCGAGCAGAGACACGAGCTGAGTTAA
- a CDS encoding hypothetical protein (SECRETED:SignalP(1-19)) has translation MSLFSKAYLLLVLAALVTCTPFCSYKPSSNATLENFPRASPGSPYDPNILSQVPVASVCSSANATDELSCARRYIDIIDEQLAFLYARRLGYAAVAGFAKYAQGVELNDPGRNEAVAEGMAQRVLKYGGSKEAGRVMGGEGCQIYVSLEFEVSEIKETCDSEFREDIKRDCN, from the coding sequence ATGTCTTTATTCTCAAAAGCTTACCTCCTTCTCGTACTCGCTGCTCTCGTAACATGCACCCCATTCTGCAGCTATAAACCATCCTCGAACGCAACCCTTGAAAATTTCCCGAGGGCGTCGCCTGGTTCCCCTTACGACCCCAATATCCTTTCCCAAGTCCCTGTAGCATCAGTGTGCAGCTCCGCCAACGCGACCGATGAGCTGTCCTGTGCCAGAAGATACATTGACATCATTGATGAGCAACTCGCCTTCCTCTACGCCCGACGTTTAGGTTACGCTGCCGTCGCTGGGTTCGCGAAATACGCCCAGGGTGTCGAACTAAATGATCCAGGTAGGAATGAGGCTGTTGCTGAGGGCATGGCACAGAGGGTTCTTAAGTATGGGGGCAGCAAGGAGGCAGGGAGAGTTATGGGAGGCGAGGGATGCCAGATCTATGTGAGCTTGGAGTTTGAAGTGTCGGAGATCAAAGAGACTTGTGATTCTGAGTTTCGAGAGGATATTAAGAGAGATTGCAACTAA